A single genomic interval of Arachis duranensis cultivar V14167 chromosome 7, aradu.V14167.gnm2.J7QH, whole genome shotgun sequence harbors:
- the LOC107496330 gene encoding syntaxin-52 codes for MASASDSWVKEYNEAVKLGDDITAMMSGRNSVPSSGPETQRHTSAIRRKITILGTRLDSLQSLLSKLPAKQAISEKEMNRRNNMVANLRSKVNQMASTLNMLNFENRDLLLGPETKPDAMSRTTGLDNNQLVGFQRQIMKEQDNGLAKLEETVLSTKHIALAVNEELDLHTRLIDDLDQHVDVTNSRMRWVQKKLSIVNKRTKGGCSCWCLLLSVVGIVGLLLVIWILLVHL; via the exons ATGGCATCTGCTTCAGACTCATGGGTGAAGGAATATAATGAAGCAGTGAAACTTGGTGATGATATTACAGCCATGATGTCCGGGCGGAATTCGGTTCCGTCGTCTGGGCCTGAAACCCAGCGTCACACATCTGCTATAAGAAGGAAGATTACAATATTGGGGACCAGACTTGATAGCTTGCAATCCCTTTTGTCTAAGCTTCCTGCAAAACAAGCTAT ATCCGAGAAGGAGATGAATCGCCGCAACAATATGGTTGCGAATTTGAGATCTAAAGTTAACCAAATGGCTTCCACTTTGAACATGTTGAACTTTGAAAATAGAGACCTTTTGCTTGGGCCAGAAACAAAGCCAGATGCCATGAGCAGAACAACTGGCCTGGACAACAACCAACTTGTTGGATTTCAACGGCAAATTATGAAAG AACAAGACAATGGCCTTGCAAAATTGGAGGAGACTGTACTAAGCACCAAACATATTGCACTTGCTGTCAATGAAGAGTTGGATCTACACACTAGACTTATT GATGACTTGGACCAACATGTAGATGTTACAAATTCTCGGATGAGG TGGGTGCAGAAGAAATTGTCAATTGTAAATAAACGAACCAAGGGTGGTTGCTCCTGCTGGTGCTTACTTTTATCAGTGGTTGGCATTGTGGGTTTGCTTCTTGTCATTTGGATTTTGCTCGTTCATTTGTAA